Within Mustelus asterias unplaced genomic scaffold, sMusAst1.hap1.1 HAP1_SCAFFOLD_95, whole genome shotgun sequence, the genomic segment ttccaagaataaattagatatagctcttggggctaaaggtgtgggaagaagggggatcagaatattgaattcgatgatcagccatgatcaaaatgaatggcggagcaggctcgaagggccgaatggcttcctcctgcttctagtttctatctttctataatctcacacaaacacacacacagcacacacagatacacactcatacatacacacgctcagacacacacactatctcagacactctcacaaacacagagacagactgagaccATGAAGGGTTGATGTCAGTCTCACTCCAAATAATCTGCTGGGCAAATTAAAACAACAGAAGCAAATCTGAAATTCAGTGTGTGAGTTTTATTGTGAAATGAGATAATGTATAAAGATATCCCCATAgctcagggtgggagtggaattgatgatttgTCTGCTGTCTGAACAAATATTAAATTGTagagattataaagtttgaattgtaatatctaatggtgtgaagtatctgggagcagagtgggtgtggtaaaggctggaatacaaactgggggaatgagggtgaaactgcggtgcagagtgaatggttcttgttgtagggagggatgggaggagggatagagagaggaatgggggggATGACCTTCCAGAATGTCTTTCCCAGCCTTGAGATCCAGGGAAGTTTTCagcattaaaacagaaaatgctgacaatAAGAATCCACACTTTTCCAAGTACCAGTTGATTGTGCCCCAGATTATTGGTTTCATTTTTCTCCACCGCTGATGTTAAGATGATTGTTCTGTAATTTTTTGAACAGGGATGTAACATTTCCAATCTCTCAGCCTTTTGGCACCacacctctatgagaaggattggaagattgtggccagagcctccacaagctccatgtgaaggacagtttatgtcagagtgcagcagtccctcagtgtcagactgcagtgtcagcctagataatgtgctcagcttgatgagtatttcctgttgttattgatgtggatcattcagaaacaatggactctgatgatgtcatccagtcctgctgcgATGATGTCATAGAGACTATTACATCACAGCAGAGCCTTAGTGGTGAAAACAGTTTTGTTCCAGACGGCAGCAAGTCCATTACTGATAGATCAGCAACTAGAATTACTGGGTCACAGAGCACAATATTAGGATGGATGGCCAAAACCTTGTTTGGAGAGACAGACCTTAACAAACACCTTTAATCTggacagttagggagggagtttcagaatcTCATATCCAGGCCTTGTTCCATTCACTCAAAATATTTTACAGAAATTGATAAGTTATAATGATCAGGAAGGTTTGAAAAGCATTAATCTCTTCTCTTTGGAACAATGTTGACCCCATTTTCTGTCTCAATCTGATTCTCTTTGTCTCAGTTTACGAACTTCCATCCcattcactctcactgtctctttcCCCATTTACTTTGCTCCCTCTATTCACTTGTTCTCTGTCTGTAATAATCACAATGACTGCCGGTGATTCTCTGACTACAATCAGAAAAGAAATTAATCCGAAGtgtgcagtcccacccagctggacaatAATGGAGAGGCACTGGAGGAAGATGGTTTGGTCAATGGTGTCAATAACTGCAGACTGGCTGAGAAGGACAGTGACAGATAACTTACCTCAGTCATATTCACACAGTAATTTGAGACTTTGGTAAGAGCTGGTTTAATACTGTGGAAAGACAAATGTCATCGGAGGGATTCACACAGGGAATTTCAGGACATATGGGCAGAGATTTGGGAGACGACAGGGATTTTGGAAGTTGTAATGAGAGATGGGCAGGAGGGGAACAAAGACACTGGGGTCAAGGGTGGGCTCGTGGGAGGAAGGGAAGCAATAGAGGCAGCTTTTTTaatttcatctgtgggacatggatgttgttgcatggccagcatttattgcaagttgcccttgagaaggtggtggtgagctgccttatgagtggcttgctcggccattttagagacaaccacactgctgtggctctggagtcccatgtaggccagaccaggcaaggacgacagatttccttcccgaaaggacatcattaaaccagatgggtttttacaacaattgtttcacggtcatcagtaaattcttaattccagatattttttttattgaattcagatttcaccatctgccctggtgggattgaaacctggtacccagaacattagctgagtttctgggttaaccgTCTGGTgtaaataccactaggccatcacctcccctcaaccttagtgacaaagaagctccatgcgctcctcacacttgttgttggaGGTAAGGATGGCgaagacaggggagagggagagcccttCAAAAGGATCCAAATTGAGTTAGAGACATTAAATAGATGCAACACAGTGTGTTCAATATAAAAATAGTAATATAAAACTAATTTATTTGACCTTTATCCACAACATTAGCCCAAACAACTGGCTGGAATTTATTGACATCATCCAACAGACCCCAACGAACATCATCCTGGATGTCACTGACAGCAAAATCCAATCATTGTAATTGTTTGTGAGCTTGTTGGTGTCTCATCAGTACAGAAAAataagcaaatcccttcccacattcagcacatgtgaatggcctctccccagtgtgaactcgctggtgtgtcagtaggttcgatgactgagtgaaacccttcccacacacagagcaggtgaacggtctctccccagtgtgaacgtgcTGGTGCATCAGAAGTTTGGATGAGGaagggaatcccttcccacactcagagcagatgaatggtctccccCCAGTTTGAACacactggtgtgtcagaaggacggatgactgagtaaatcccttgctacactcagggcaggtgggcagcctctccccagtgtgaatttgctggtgtacagtgagatgaGACGATCGCTTGAATGCAGaaccacagtgagagcatctgaacggtctctcatcagtgtgaacaggtTGATGCTGCATCAAGTCCTGGGAAATTTTAAAGCGTTTTCCACAATCTGGACatgtaaaaggtctctcatcagtgtgaactcgctggtgtgtctgcagtttgtattgctgagtaaatcctttcccacacatggaacaggtgaatggcctctcattGCTGTCAACACGTTGATGgcgcatcagttccccagaacatttgtaacacttcccacagtctgagcatttaaatggtctctcctcagtgtgaactcgctggtgattcaacagggtggatgactgaatgaatcccttcccacacacagaacaggtgaacggcctttccccagtgtgaagtcgctgatgtATCAGAAGGTAGGATtgacgagtgaatcccttcccacattcgaagcaggtgaacggtttctccccagtgtgactgagcCAATGACATTCCAGGCCAGACGgggatttgaatcccttcccacaatccctgcatttccacggtttcttccTGGATTGACTGCATTTGTGTTTcaacaggtcagatgattggctgaagcttcgtccacacacagaacacgtgtatgttttctccccactgtgaatggtgcttgttccttccatgttcaaaatcaaatgatattcaggttacgataaattggaaaactccaccaggttctgATGTGATGTTTCGTTTCAGTTTcccgactgcaaatcctcctcttctaaaaccctgtataactgtttcaaaacagaaaaagatggggtgagagagaacccacaaaaacacaaaggcaggttgtgaaatggagctgaatgaatctggtaatttgcgGGGCCGGCACCAGGGAAAAGTGACCATTAAAACTGGTGGAttctcataaaaacccaactggttcactaatgtccttcgggaaggaaacctgccacccagtCTGGGTCGACACAGATTCTGTCCACAAATTTCTAAACTGTCCCTGAACACCAAGGTCTGGGTCATTTGTATACATTAGGAAGAGCTGGGTGTTAACACCCGCTCCTGAGGAACTCCCAAACATCCATTAACCTGTATTTTGTGTGTTTCCTGTCCCCCAGACAATTTTGTGTCAAtgctgctgctgtcccttttattccacgagTCATACCTGTGCTCCGATGTCTGCTGTGCAGCAATTTATCTGatgctttttggaagtccatgttcaCCACATTAACAGCATTATCCTCAACAACGGgatctgttacctcatcaaaatatTTCAGCAGGTTCGATAAACACCATTTCCTCTGAACACTGTCCTTCTTAACCCACATTTACT encodes:
- the LOC144484196 gene encoding uncharacterized protein LOC144484196 encodes the protein MEGTSTIHSGEKTYTCSVCGRSFSQSSDLLKHKCSQSRKKPWKCRDCGKGFKSPSGLECHWLSHTGEKPFTCFECGKGFTRQSYLLIHQRLHTGERPFTCSVCGKGFIQSSTLLNHQRVHTEERPFKCSDCGKCYKCSGELMRHQRVDSNERPFTCSMCGKGFTQQYKLQTHQRVHTDERPFTCPDCGKRFKISQDLMQHQPVHTDERPFRCSHCGSAFKRSSHLTVHQQIHTGERLPTCPECSKGFTQSSVLLTHQCVQTGGRPFICSECGKGFPSSSKLLMHQHVHTGERPFTCSVCGKGFTQSSNLLTHQRVHTGERPFTCAECGKGFAYFSVLMRHQQAHKQLQ